One region of Streptomyces rishiriensis genomic DNA includes:
- a CDS encoding DUF742 domain-containing protein, which translates to MKRPGRDDAPDRLYTLTGGRSRSGPDSPFDLVTLVVAESDPTVGMQSEHAAVLRLAQAPTAVVEVAAELGLPVSITKILLSDLLAAGRVSARHPRNSALPDPDVLEQVLVGLRNL; encoded by the coding sequence GTGAAGCGCCCGGGCAGGGACGACGCCCCCGACCGGCTCTACACCCTCACCGGGGGCCGCAGCCGTTCGGGGCCCGACAGTCCCTTCGACCTCGTGACGCTGGTGGTGGCCGAGAGCGACCCCACCGTCGGCATGCAGTCCGAGCACGCGGCGGTCCTCAGGCTGGCGCAGGCGCCCACCGCCGTGGTGGAGGTCGCCGCCGAACTGGGGCTTCCCGTGAGCATCACCAAGATCCTTCTCTCCGACCTGCTCGCCGCCGGCCGGGTCAGCGCCCGCCACCCCCGCAACTCCGCCCTTCCCGATCCCGACGTCTTGGAGCAGGTGCTCGTTGGACTCCGCAACCTCTGA
- a CDS encoding DUF2267 domain-containing protein, translating into MISQLEPCRSTTGTTFEQMLERVRYEGAYPTRAQAERSVRAVLAALGRQLTGEERVELAARLPHEAAVILTSEIPATEPLTGWGFVKDLASRTGGSMATTRWDTGTVLRVVAQLAGEELLSRVLAQLPSGYALLFGRAELTRAA; encoded by the coding sequence ATGATTTCCCAGCTGGAGCCGTGCCGGTCCACCACGGGCACGACGTTCGAGCAGATGCTGGAAAGGGTGAGGTACGAAGGCGCGTACCCCACCCGCGCACAGGCCGAGAGGTCGGTGCGCGCTGTGCTGGCCGCTCTCGGGCGCCAGCTCACGGGCGAGGAGCGGGTGGAGCTCGCGGCCCGGCTGCCGCACGAGGCAGCCGTCATCCTCACTTCCGAGATCCCCGCCACCGAACCCCTCACCGGCTGGGGTTTCGTCAAGGACCTCGCGTCCCGCACCGGCGGCTCGATGGCCACCACCCGATGGGACACCGGCACCGTCCTGCGCGTCGTGGCCCAGCTCGCCGGCGAGGAACTCCTCAGCCGCGTCCTCGCCCAACTCCCCTCCGGGTACGCCCTGCTGTTCGGTCGCGCCGAACTCACCCGGGCCGCCTGA
- a CDS encoding cytochrome P450 family protein, which yields MTSGTEELRIPLDPFVTDLDGESAKLRAAGPLAAVELPGGVPVWAVTRHAEARALLTDPRLVKDIEVWGAWRRGEIPSDWPLIGLANPGRSMLTVDGADHRRMRGLVAQALTPRRVEAMRERITELTARLLDRLPADADVVDLKAEFAYPLPMYVVADLMGIEESRLPRLKVLFEKFFSTQTPPQEVVATLVELAGIMAETVAAKRAEPGDDLTSALVLASEDGDRLTDEEIVSTLQLMVAAGHETTISLIVNAVVNLSTHPDQRALVLSGEVDWSAVIEETLRWSTPTSHVLIRFATEDVPVGDRVIPAGDALIVSYGAIGRDEEAHGPSAGEFDITRETRTRHISFGHGPHVCPGAALSRLEAGVALPALYARFPGLHLAVEPSALRNKPVVTQNDLFELPVRLAPAAL from the coding sequence ATGACGTCCGGAACCGAAGAGCTGCGGATTCCCCTGGACCCGTTCGTCACCGACCTGGACGGTGAGAGCGCCAAGCTGCGGGCGGCCGGGCCGCTCGCCGCGGTCGAACTGCCCGGCGGGGTCCCGGTGTGGGCGGTCACCCGGCACGCCGAGGCCAGGGCATTGCTGACCGATCCGAGGCTGGTCAAGGACATCGAGGTCTGGGGCGCCTGGCGGCGCGGCGAGATCCCGTCCGACTGGCCCCTGATCGGCCTGGCCAACCCCGGCCGCTCCATGCTCACCGTGGACGGCGCCGACCACCGCAGGATGCGCGGCCTCGTCGCCCAGGCCCTCACCCCGCGCCGGGTGGAGGCGATGCGCGAGCGGATCACGGAGCTCACCGCGCGGCTGCTGGACCGGCTGCCCGCCGACGCCGACGTCGTCGACCTCAAGGCGGAGTTCGCCTACCCCTTGCCGATGTACGTCGTCGCCGATCTCATGGGCATCGAGGAGAGCCGACTGCCGCGGCTGAAGGTGCTGTTCGAGAAGTTCTTCTCCACCCAGACCCCGCCGCAGGAGGTCGTCGCCACCCTCGTCGAACTGGCGGGGATCATGGCCGAGACCGTCGCCGCCAAGCGCGCCGAGCCCGGTGACGACCTGACCAGCGCGCTCGTCCTGGCCTCGGAGGACGGCGACCGTCTCACCGACGAGGAGATCGTCTCCACGCTCCAGCTCATGGTCGCCGCCGGCCACGAGACCACCATCTCCCTGATCGTCAACGCCGTCGTCAACCTCTCCACCCACCCGGACCAGCGCGCACTGGTCCTCTCGGGCGAGGTGGACTGGTCCGCGGTGATCGAGGAGACCCTGCGCTGGTCGACACCGACGTCGCACGTGCTGATCAGGTTCGCGACCGAGGACGTGCCGGTCGGCGACCGGGTCATCCCGGCGGGCGACGCGCTCATCGTCTCCTACGGCGCGATAGGCCGCGACGAGGAGGCGCACGGCCCCTCGGCCGGCGAGTTCGACATCACCCGTGAGACCCGCACCCGCCACATCTCCTTCGGTCACGGCCCGCACGTCTGCCCCGGCGCGGCCCTGTCCCGTCTGGAGGCGGGCGTGGCGCTGCCCGCGCTGTACGCCCGCTTCCCCGGCCTGCATCTGGCGGTGGAGCCGTCGGCCCTGCGCAACAAGCCGGTGGTGACCCAGAACGACCTCTTCGAGCTCCCCGTCCGGCTCGCCCCCGCGGCTCTCTGA
- a CDS encoding GNAT family N-acetyltransferase, giving the protein MLRGNKVGLRARHEDDIPILRAELYDDVVNSSRSEAGPWRPITPGSKDPRLVADDKEQGHVKFSVVELEGDTLVGTAALWGIDNHNRSAHIGMGLLPSSRGKGYGTEVVAVLCHYGFVVRGLQRIQIETLSDNAAMLRSAQRSGFVREGVLRSSAWVMGEFLDEVVLGLLAQDWKPASMG; this is encoded by the coding sequence ATGCTCAGGGGCAACAAGGTCGGGCTCAGGGCCCGGCACGAGGACGACATCCCGATCCTGCGGGCCGAGCTCTACGACGACGTGGTCAACTCCTCACGCTCAGAAGCCGGGCCGTGGCGGCCGATCACGCCCGGCTCGAAGGATCCACGGCTCGTGGCGGACGACAAGGAGCAGGGGCACGTCAAGTTCTCCGTGGTGGAGCTGGAGGGCGACACCCTGGTCGGCACGGCTGCGCTGTGGGGCATCGACAACCACAACCGGTCCGCGCACATCGGGATGGGGCTGTTGCCGTCCTCCCGCGGAAAGGGATACGGCACCGAAGTGGTCGCGGTGCTGTGCCACTACGGTTTCGTCGTGCGCGGCCTGCAGCGGATACAGATCGAGACGCTGTCGGACAATGCCGCGATGCTGCGTTCCGCTCAGCGCAGCGGCTTCGTCCGCGAGGGCGTGCTGCGCTCCTCGGCATGGGTGATGGGCGAGTTTCTGGACGAGGTGGTGCTCGGGCTCCTGGCCCAGGACTGGAAGCCCGCCTCGATGGGCTAG
- a CDS encoding 2-phosphosulfolactate phosphatase codes for MDARFLGIAELAEVPSVAVVVDVMRAFTVAAWAFAQGAEKIVLAESLEEALALKARHPDWVALKDGPPAPGFDAVNSPGLLRSVDVGGRTVVQKTTAGTVGALAAKEASLVLCAGFVVAEATARFLRTRKSDSVTFVVTGEEGRADEDLACAQYIARRVTGAETDAGEFLRRAAESRAAAELAEGVRQGVHPDDVALCLEVNRFPFAMAATLDSSLMVLRPCAVPSLNDEALI; via the coding sequence ATGGACGCTCGTTTCCTCGGCATCGCCGAGCTGGCCGAAGTCCCGTCCGTGGCGGTCGTGGTCGACGTCATGCGCGCCTTCACCGTGGCCGCCTGGGCCTTTGCCCAGGGAGCGGAGAAGATCGTTCTCGCTGAGTCGCTTGAGGAAGCCCTGGCACTCAAGGCTCGCCACCCGGATTGGGTGGCGCTCAAAGACGGTCCGCCCGCGCCCGGGTTCGACGCCGTCAACTCGCCGGGCCTGCTGCGGTCCGTTGACGTCGGCGGACGGACCGTTGTGCAGAAGACCACGGCCGGGACGGTCGGCGCCCTCGCGGCCAAGGAGGCGTCGCTGGTGCTGTGCGCCGGCTTCGTCGTGGCGGAGGCAACGGCTCGGTTCCTGCGGACGCGCAAGAGTGACAGTGTCACCTTCGTGGTCACCGGTGAAGAGGGCCGGGCCGATGAAGATCTGGCGTGTGCTCAGTACATCGCTCGGAGAGTCACCGGGGCTGAGACGGATGCCGGCGAGTTCCTCCGCCGCGCTGCCGAGTCCCGCGCCGCTGCGGAACTGGCGGAGGGCGTGCGTCAAGGAGTCCACCCTGACGACGTTGCGCTCTGCCTCGAGGTGAACCGATTTCCCTTCGCCATGGCGGCCACCTTGGACAGTTCGCTCATGGTGCTCCGTCCTTGCGCCGTGCCTTCGCTGAACGACGAGGCCCTGATCTGA
- a CDS encoding Hsp20/alpha crystallin family protein: protein MLMRTDPFRELDRLTQQLLHTPGTWSRPSAMPMDAYREGEEYVIALDLPGVPTDAIEIDVERNMLTVKAERRPVAKADDVQMELSERPLGVFSRQVVLADTLDTDHIKADYDAGVLTLRIPIAERAKPRKIAIGGGSAHKEISG, encoded by the coding sequence ATGTTGATGCGCACCGACCCGTTCCGTGAGCTCGACCGACTCACCCAGCAGCTCCTGCACACGCCCGGCACCTGGTCGCGGCCGTCGGCGATGCCGATGGACGCCTACCGTGAGGGCGAGGAGTACGTGATCGCGCTCGACCTGCCCGGCGTCCCCACGGACGCGATCGAGATCGACGTCGAGCGGAACATGCTGACCGTCAAGGCCGAGCGGCGCCCCGTCGCCAAGGCGGACGACGTGCAGATGGAGCTCTCCGAGCGGCCTCTGGGTGTCTTCTCCCGCCAGGTCGTCCTGGCCGACACCCTGGACACCGACCACATCAAGGCGGACTACGACGCCGGGGTGCTGACGCTGCGCATCCCGATCGCCGAGCGCGCCAAGCCGCGCAAGATCGCCATCGGCGGCGGCTCCGCGCACAAGGAGATCAGCGGCTGA
- a CDS encoding DUF6766 family protein: MLGFVRDNGMSLGFGCAFLLALAGQAIAGCAEFNNQLAVDGLAQVGFLDYLTSSDFAVDVTENWQSEYLQFFLYIFATVWLLQRGSPESKEMDKAGPESDEDQRVGEHAAPDSPRWASAGGVRQALFSRSLGLLMAALFFFSWLAQSVAGVAAYNEQQLRQLQAPVDWGHYVSSADFWSRSLQNWQSELLAVASMAIFSVYLRQRGSPESKPVGAPHSTTGLEG; this comes from the coding sequence GTGCTCGGGTTCGTGCGGGACAACGGCATGAGCCTGGGGTTCGGTTGTGCCTTCCTGCTCGCTCTGGCAGGACAGGCGATCGCCGGCTGCGCGGAGTTCAACAACCAGCTCGCCGTCGACGGCCTCGCCCAGGTCGGTTTCCTCGACTACCTCACCTCCTCGGACTTCGCCGTGGACGTCACGGAGAACTGGCAGTCGGAGTACCTGCAGTTCTTCCTGTACATCTTCGCGACCGTCTGGCTCCTCCAGCGCGGATCCCCGGAGTCGAAGGAGATGGACAAAGCGGGCCCCGAGTCGGACGAGGACCAGCGGGTGGGCGAGCACGCCGCGCCCGACTCCCCCCGGTGGGCGAGCGCGGGAGGGGTACGCCAGGCCCTGTTCTCCCGGTCCTTGGGCCTGCTGATGGCAGCGCTGTTCTTCTTCTCCTGGCTGGCTCAGTCCGTCGCGGGCGTCGCCGCCTACAACGAACAGCAGCTCCGACAGCTCCAAGCCCCCGTCGACTGGGGGCATTACGTCAGTTCTGCCGACTTCTGGAGCCGCAGCCTGCAGAACTGGCAATCCGAATTGCTGGCCGTCGCCTCGATGGCGATCTTCTCCGTCTACCTGCGCCAGCGCGGATCGCCGGAGTCCAAGCCCGTCGGCGCCCCGCACTCCACCACCGGCCTCGAGGGCTGA
- a CDS encoding MFS transporter: MPSASSSCVSGSGRPVPSSLWRDGDFRRLWLGQAVSQLGEHASLVVLPLFAVLTLDAGAGQLGALRAAGQAPILLLSLFVGAWVDGWRTRTVMVLTDVGRTLTLGAAAVAGLLGWLGLPALFVVAFAVGALSVFFDVAYQASLVRLVRRDQLVRSNSVLEGSRSAAQIGGPALGGTLVSLLSAPIAIASSALFFALSFLSIRGIRRDEPIPRGSERPARMCRRIHEGLRFVISDTSLRAVCLASAAFQFSFAAVMTVYVLFLPRELQLSGTAVGLALAATGPGALLGSVLAARLPNRFAYGPVLVTAAALGDGAFLCVPALHGPSAVTVLALLAVSFVFGIGGQLVTVTVMAVRQAVTPEGMQGRAAATITFVGMGSTPLGSLLGGFLAAEWGLRTSLLVTAAGMLLSPVVMALSPLARLGRELPASREATATTAGQPELHESALRTTSSRHRAPRGDAR; encoded by the coding sequence GTGCCGTCCGCTTCTTCTTCTTGTGTATCCGGTTCCGGTCGCCCTGTTCCGTCAAGCCTGTGGCGCGACGGCGACTTCCGCAGACTCTGGCTCGGCCAGGCGGTCTCTCAACTCGGCGAACACGCAAGCCTGGTCGTGCTGCCGCTCTTCGCGGTCCTGACGCTCGACGCCGGTGCCGGCCAGTTGGGCGCGCTGCGCGCGGCAGGACAGGCGCCGATCCTGTTGCTCTCGCTCTTCGTCGGCGCTTGGGTGGACGGGTGGCGGACGCGCACGGTGATGGTGCTGACGGACGTCGGCCGGACCCTGACCCTGGGCGCCGCCGCCGTGGCCGGCCTCCTCGGTTGGCTCGGGCTGCCCGCGCTGTTCGTGGTCGCCTTCGCCGTCGGGGCCCTGTCCGTGTTCTTCGACGTGGCATACCAGGCGTCTCTCGTACGGCTGGTGCGACGTGATCAGCTGGTGCGGAGCAACAGTGTGCTGGAGGGCAGCCGGTCCGCGGCCCAGATCGGTGGTCCCGCCCTGGGCGGCACGTTGGTGTCCCTGCTGTCGGCGCCTATCGCCATCGCCTCCAGCGCGCTGTTCTTCGCGCTGTCGTTCCTGTCGATCCGAGGGATCCGTAGGGACGAACCCATCCCGAGAGGTTCGGAACGCCCCGCTCGTATGTGCCGGCGGATCCATGAGGGCCTCCGGTTCGTCATCAGCGACACCTCGCTGCGGGCCGTGTGTCTCGCCTCGGCCGCCTTCCAGTTCTCCTTCGCGGCCGTGATGACCGTCTATGTGCTCTTCCTTCCGCGGGAACTGCAGCTGTCAGGCACTGCCGTCGGGCTGGCACTCGCGGCGACGGGACCGGGCGCGCTCCTGGGCTCCGTACTGGCCGCACGCCTGCCGAACCGGTTCGCGTACGGCCCCGTACTCGTGACCGCGGCGGCACTCGGCGACGGCGCGTTCCTGTGCGTGCCCGCGCTGCACGGCCCCTCTGCCGTAACGGTGCTCGCTCTCCTGGCCGTCAGCTTCGTGTTCGGGATCGGCGGCCAGCTGGTGACGGTCACGGTCATGGCCGTCCGACAGGCCGTCACTCCGGAAGGAATGCAGGGCCGTGCGGCCGCGACGATCACCTTCGTCGGCATGGGGTCGACCCCGCTCGGTTCTCTGCTCGGCGGATTCCTCGCGGCGGAGTGGGGGTTGCGCACCAGCCTGCTGGTGACGGCCGCAGGCATGCTGCTGTCCCCTGTGGTGATGGCCTTGTCCCCGCTCGCCCGACTGGGACGGGAGCTTCCGGCCTCCCGGGAGGCCACGGCGACGACGGCCGGCCAGCCGGAACTGCATGAATCGGCCCTCCGTACGACGAGCAGTCGCCACCGGGCGCCACGAGGCGACGCCAGGTGA
- a CDS encoding DUF2267 domain-containing protein yields MAMRWEAFLDQVKERGAYETTEEAERAARTVLALLGAHLVGEVRAELAARLPEGMALLLLNPLQAHEPLSPERFVRATAAWIEGATERTAAWDVSAVLSVASDAAGEELTRRILLQLPAGYDLLFGHPQPV; encoded by the coding sequence ATGGCCATGCGTTGGGAAGCGTTCCTGGACCAGGTCAAGGAACGCGGCGCGTACGAAACCACCGAGGAAGCCGAGCGGGCCGCCCGCACGGTGCTGGCGCTTCTGGGCGCTCACCTGGTGGGCGAGGTAAGGGCGGAACTGGCGGCCCGGCTGCCGGAGGGCATGGCGCTCCTGCTGCTCAATCCGCTCCAGGCGCACGAGCCGCTCTCCCCCGAGAGGTTCGTGCGGGCCACCGCGGCATGGATCGAGGGAGCCACCGAACGGACCGCGGCCTGGGATGTGAGCGCGGTGCTCAGTGTGGCCTCGGACGCCGCGGGCGAAGAGCTCACCCGCCGGATACTGCTCCAACTCCCGGCGGGCTACGACCTGCTGTTCGGCCATCCCCAGCCCGTATGA
- a CDS encoding PRC-barrel domain-containing protein, translating into MSADMWGYQPMAGYTTGSSLIGYKVEATDGSIGKVDKHSDDVGTSHLVVDTGVWIFGKHVLIPAGLVSGIDTAGETIYVDRTKEQIKNAPEFDKEKHTGDPGYHEVIGGYYGSHRA; encoded by the coding sequence GTGAGCGCTGATATGTGGGGCTACCAGCCGATGGCCGGATACACGACCGGCAGCAGTCTGATCGGCTACAAGGTCGAAGCCACGGACGGAAGCATCGGCAAGGTCGACAAGCACTCCGACGACGTCGGGACTTCGCATCTCGTGGTCGACACCGGGGTGTGGATCTTCGGCAAGCACGTCCTGATCCCGGCGGGCCTCGTCAGCGGCATCGACACAGCGGGCGAGACGATCTACGTCGACCGGACCAAGGAGCAGATCAAGAACGCTCCCGAATTCGACAAGGAAAAGCACACCGGGGACCCGGGCTATCACGAGGTGATCGGCGGCTACTACGGGAGCCACCGGGCCTAG
- a CDS encoding alpha/beta fold hydrolase, with protein MNTANTNAKRSAFTVGGRTLSYVDFGGPGRPLLALHGHMSEGRSYADLAARLAPDWRVIALDQRGHGDSDRAADYSREGYLADVEALFDHLELDRAALLGHSLGAINAYQFAARHPERVTALVNGEGCAELGLDGSNPLAFVLNLPEGTAPSREAFVAQLGPFAPYLESAVRERPDGAWGLPFHPRDIYESEEQVHGDHWADWTGSTCPALLVRGAEGGVLSAEQAARMAARRPGTRLVELRTDHFLYANDPVGFADAVRDFLASAQSVTHSR; from the coding sequence ATGAACACCGCCAACACCAACGCCAAGCGCTCCGCCTTCACAGTCGGCGGCCGCACCCTGTCCTACGTGGACTTCGGGGGGCCGGGCCGCCCGCTGCTCGCCCTGCACGGACACATGTCCGAAGGCAGGTCGTACGCCGATCTCGCCGCCCGCCTCGCCCCGGACTGGCGGGTCATAGCGCTCGACCAGCGAGGCCACGGCGACTCCGACCGGGCGGCCGACTACAGCCGGGAGGGCTACCTCGCCGACGTGGAAGCCCTCTTCGACCACCTGGAACTGGACCGCGCGGCGCTCCTCGGCCACTCGCTCGGCGCGATCAACGCCTATCAGTTCGCCGCCCGCCACCCCGAGCGCGTGACCGCGCTGGTCAACGGCGAGGGCTGTGCCGAACTCGGCCTGGACGGCAGCAACCCGCTGGCGTTCGTCCTGAACCTTCCGGAGGGCACCGCTCCCAGCCGGGAGGCGTTCGTGGCGCAGTTGGGCCCGTTCGCCCCCTACCTCGAATCCGCCGTCCGCGAGCGGCCGGACGGAGCTTGGGGCCTGCCCTTCCACCCCAGGGACATCTACGAATCCGAGGAGCAGGTCCACGGCGACCACTGGGCCGACTGGACCGGCTCCACCTGCCCGGCGCTGCTGGTGCGCGGCGCCGAAGGCGGTGTGCTGTCGGCGGAGCAGGCGGCCCGGATGGCCGCTCGGCGGCCCGGCACCCGTCTCGTCGAGCTGAGGACGGACCACTTCCTGTACGCCAACGATCCGGTTGGTTTCGCGGACGCGGTCCGGGACTTCCTTGCGTCGGCACAGTCAGTGACCCACTCCCGCTGA
- a CDS encoding type III effector protein, producing MTQEDQPVPRARGLTPASFLAAAALNTIRDALHTAQTSWDGEQPAPAQTSSEQALAALLLLREVRDQLAEWEPGLIEEAREAGSSWADLAHPLGVSSRQAAERRYLRVRPGTPGSTGEQRVQATRDRRAADRTVTAWARDNAADLRRLAGQITALTDLPAAARTPLVELTAALADNDAAALVGPLTVTHPYLTPGHPELAALVHDVARHTDRLRRDSGDQRRGPRTPGP from the coding sequence ATGACACAAGAGGATCAGCCCGTCCCCCGCGCCCGCGGCCTCACCCCCGCGTCCTTCCTTGCCGCCGCGGCGCTGAACACGATCCGCGATGCCCTGCACACCGCCCAGACATCGTGGGACGGCGAGCAGCCGGCACCCGCCCAGACCAGCTCCGAGCAGGCACTCGCCGCTCTCCTGCTGCTCCGCGAAGTGCGCGACCAGCTCGCCGAGTGGGAACCGGGGCTGATCGAAGAAGCCCGGGAGGCGGGCAGCAGCTGGGCGGATCTGGCCCACCCGCTCGGCGTCTCCAGCCGTCAGGCCGCCGAGCGCCGCTATCTGCGCGTACGTCCCGGAACCCCCGGGTCCACCGGCGAGCAGCGGGTACAGGCCACCCGCGATCGTCGCGCCGCCGACCGCACCGTCACCGCCTGGGCCCGTGACAACGCGGCGGACCTGCGCCGGCTCGCCGGTCAGATCACCGCGCTCACCGACCTCCCCGCGGCGGCCCGCACCCCTCTCGTCGAGCTCACCGCCGCCCTCGCCGACAACGACGCTGCCGCCCTTGTCGGCCCCCTGACGGTCACGCACCCGTATCTGACACCCGGCCACCCCGAACTGGCGGCGCTGGTCCACGACGTCGCCCGCCACACCGACCGGCTCCGCCGGGACAGTGGCGACCAGCGCCGAGGGCCTCGGACGCCGGGGCCTTGA
- a CDS encoding GTP-binding protein, with product MDSATSDVRTPLGATADNGLKIVVVGGFGVGKTTMVRSVSEIRPLNTEETMTRAGETVDDTSEIRGKTATTVAFDFGRITLDERNVLYLFGAPGQERFWFLWDRLFSGTLGAVVLVDTRRIGDSWYAIDRLERHGTPFIVACNDFGGARHAHEDVREALDLDPQVPLIDCDARTRESSKQVLITLVQHIQSRYAGQRDHAAASSREFV from the coding sequence TTGGACTCCGCAACCTCTGACGTGCGCACCCCCCTGGGTGCCACCGCCGACAACGGTCTGAAGATCGTGGTCGTGGGCGGCTTCGGCGTCGGAAAGACGACCATGGTCCGTTCGGTCAGCGAGATCCGTCCCCTCAACACCGAGGAGACGATGACGAGGGCCGGCGAGACGGTCGACGACACCAGCGAGATCCGCGGGAAGACCGCGACCACCGTGGCCTTCGACTTCGGCCGGATCACCCTCGACGAGCGCAACGTGCTGTACCTCTTCGGCGCGCCCGGCCAGGAGCGCTTCTGGTTCCTCTGGGACCGGCTGTTCTCCGGCACCCTCGGCGCGGTCGTCCTGGTGGACACCCGGCGCATCGGCGACTCCTGGTACGCGATCGACCGTCTGGAGCGCCACGGCACGCCGTTCATCGTCGCCTGCAACGACTTCGGCGGCGCCCGCCACGCGCACGAGGACGTCCGCGAGGCTCTCGACCTCGATCCGCAGGTGCCCCTGATCGACTGCGACGCCCGTACCCGGGAGTCCAGCAAGCAGGTCCTCATCACGCTGGTCCAGCACATCCAGAGCCGGTACGCCGGGCAGCGGGACCACGCCGCCGCTTCATCACGGGAGTTCGTGTGA